In Flavivirga abyssicola, the following are encoded in one genomic region:
- a CDS encoding TolC family protein — MKLFLNCCIFFFSFAVMAQDILIDSLSFQEYMGYVKQHHPLVKQANLTLNTGEANLLKAKGGFDPKIEVDFNRKKFKNTEYYNELNATFKVPTWYGVEFKANFEQNSGAFLSPDLSVPDDGLYSAGVSISLAQGLLINDRMASLKKARFFREQSKADRDLLVNNVLFEAGMAYTQWLEAANEERIFSSFLTNANTRFFAVKRSSETGQVAAIDSVEAKIALQNRKLSFEAAKLKRIKAALKASNYLWLQGIPLEIEEHIFPSKPSIDDLNMALMIKQSLVDSLVLDSHPKLRSLENKIKSLKVDRNLKMNKLLPKLDVQYNFLSEDYEPLQRFNTANYKAFVNFSVPIFLRKERGDLKLAKLKLQDVNYERTSQMLTIKNKISAISNEMTSLDKQEGIVNNVVANYKVLLKGEERKFFLGESSLFLINSRERSLIDAQLKENSIIIKRLESSIQFFNTLGVSPIDRIE; from the coding sequence ATGAAACTGTTTTTAAACTGTTGTATATTTTTTTTCAGTTTTGCTGTAATGGCGCAGGATATTTTAATCGATTCCTTGTCATTTCAAGAGTACATGGGATATGTAAAACAACATCACCCTTTAGTAAAGCAAGCAAATTTAACGTTGAATACAGGAGAAGCCAACCTTTTAAAAGCAAAAGGAGGATTCGATCCGAAGATTGAAGTTGATTTCAATCGAAAAAAATTCAAGAATACAGAATATTATAACGAACTAAATGCCACTTTTAAAGTACCAACTTGGTATGGTGTGGAATTCAAAGCCAATTTTGAGCAAAATTCAGGTGCTTTTTTGAGTCCAGATTTATCGGTTCCAGATGACGGTTTATATAGTGCAGGTGTCTCGATATCTTTAGCACAAGGCTTACTGATTAATGATAGAATGGCATCGCTTAAAAAAGCACGATTCTTTAGAGAACAATCAAAAGCCGATAGGGATTTATTGGTTAATAATGTATTATTTGAGGCTGGTATGGCTTACACTCAGTGGCTTGAAGCTGCTAATGAAGAGCGTATATTTTCTAGTTTTTTAACCAATGCTAATACACGTTTTTTTGCTGTAAAGCGTAGTTCAGAAACGGGCCAGGTGGCAGCCATAGACTCTGTAGAAGCAAAAATAGCTTTACAAAATAGGAAGTTAAGTTTTGAAGCAGCCAAGCTTAAACGTATTAAAGCAGCTTTAAAAGCAAGTAATTATCTATGGTTGCAAGGTATTCCATTAGAGATTGAAGAACATATTTTTCCCTCTAAACCTTCTATAGATGATTTAAATATGGCATTAATGATAAAACAAAGCCTAGTAGATTCTTTAGTCTTGGATAGTCATCCTAAATTAAGATCATTAGAAAACAAAATCAAGTCATTAAAAGTCGATAGAAATTTAAAAATGAATAAATTATTACCCAAACTCGACGTACAGTATAATTTTTTATCTGAAGACTATGAGCCATTGCAGCGTTTTAATACCGCAAATTATAAGGCATTTGTCAATTTTAGTGTTCCTATTTTTTTACGCAAAGAGCGAGGTGATTTAAAACTGGCCAAATTAAAATTGCAGGATGTAAATTATGAGAGAACATCACAAATGCTCACAATTAAAAATAAGATTAGTGCGATTAGTAACGAAATGACATCTCTTGATAAGCAGGAAGGTATTGTAAATAATGTTGTTGCTAATTATAAAGTACTACTAAAGGGCGAAGAACGTAAATTCTTTTTAGGAGAAAGTTCGTTATTTCTTATCAATTCCCGCGAACGGAGTTTGATAGATGCTCAATTAAAAGAAAATAGTATTATTATAAAACGTCTTGAATCCAGTATTCAGTTTTTTAATACGCTTGGAGTAAGTCCAATAGATCGTATTGAATAA
- a CDS encoding HlyD family secretion protein, whose product MLNISHNQINKKVTLEGYQSHRKVFQRKHYKLFNRLLGGFSIAVLIILFLPWTQNVTADGYVTTLTPDQRPQTIQSPIPGRIEQWYVREGDFVNKGDTILRISEIKTEYQDPKLVERTKLQRDAKSNSVQSYKGKVGALTNQIDAIIRERSLKLSQAENKLKQSYLKVKSDSIDLEAAKTNYKIANTQLNRIITLQEEGLKPMTAVEEKRLKMQETQAKLISQENKLMSSKNDVLNARIEINRVTAEYADKLAKTNSEKFTAQSNQFEAEAQTSKLENQTSNYELRNALYYITAPQDGYVNKAIRAGIGETFKEGEALVGIMPANYDLAVETFVEPIDLPLIHKGERVRIQFDGWPAIFFSGWPNASFGTFGGRVVAVETFISDNGKFRVLIAPDEKENNWPPNVRVGSGAYTIALLENVPIWFEVWRKLNGFPPNYYIPAQNKTKPKTSKK is encoded by the coding sequence ATGCTTAATATATCTCACAACCAAATAAATAAAAAGGTCACCTTAGAAGGTTATCAATCTCATAGAAAGGTATTTCAACGAAAGCATTATAAACTATTTAACAGGCTGTTAGGTGGGTTTTCTATTGCTGTTCTGATCATCTTGTTTTTACCCTGGACTCAAAATGTTACAGCCGATGGGTATGTAACCACATTGACTCCAGACCAAAGACCCCAAACGATACAATCTCCCATACCAGGAAGAATTGAGCAATGGTATGTAAGAGAGGGGGATTTTGTTAATAAAGGAGATACCATACTTCGTATTTCTGAAATTAAAACAGAATATCAAGATCCAAAATTGGTAGAACGAACAAAACTTCAGCGTGATGCAAAAAGTAATTCGGTACAATCTTATAAAGGAAAGGTAGGGGCACTGACAAACCAGATAGATGCTATTATTAGAGAAAGAAGTTTAAAACTTTCACAAGCTGAAAATAAGTTAAAGCAATCTTATTTAAAGGTAAAAAGTGATAGTATAGATTTAGAAGCAGCCAAGACAAATTATAAAATCGCTAATACACAGTTAAATCGTATTATTACGCTTCAAGAAGAAGGTTTAAAACCGATGACTGCTGTTGAAGAGAAGCGATTAAAAATGCAGGAAACACAGGCAAAATTGATTTCGCAGGAAAATAAGTTGATGTCAAGTAAAAATGATGTATTGAATGCTAGAATAGAAATTAATAGAGTGACAGCAGAATATGCAGATAAGCTTGCCAAAACGAATAGTGAAAAATTTACAGCACAATCTAATCAGTTTGAAGCTGAAGCACAAACTTCGAAATTAGAAAATCAGACATCCAATTACGAGCTTAGAAATGCGCTTTATTACATAACAGCTCCTCAGGATGGATATGTAAATAAAGCCATAAGGGCGGGTATTGGAGAAACATTTAAGGAAGGAGAGGCTTTGGTTGGCATCATGCCTGCTAATTATGATCTGGCAGTAGAAACCTTTGTAGAGCCTATAGATTTACCTCTGATACATAAAGGAGAACGGGTAAGAATTCAATTTGATGGATGGCCAGCTATCTTTTTTAGTGGATGGCCCAATGCGTCATTCGGAACTTTTGGTGGTCGGGTAGTAGCCGTAGAGACGTTTATTAGCGATAATGGAAAATTCAGAGTGCTTATTGCTCCTGATGAAAAAGAAAATAATTGGCCTCCAAACGTTCGTGTTGGTTCCGGAGCTTATACCATAGCCTTATTAGAAAATGTACCAATCTGGTTTGAAGTATGGCGAAAATTAAATGGTTTCCCGCCTAATTATTATATACCAGCTCAGAATAAAACGAAGCCTAAAACCTCAAAAAAATAG
- a CDS encoding peptidase domain-containing ABC transporter translates to MEQKQLTPWRRFTGLLQLDKKDIRQIFYYAIFAGIVALSLPLGIQAIINFIQGAQVSTSWIILVILVTLGVAFQGVLQLMQIRILENIQQKIFTRSSFEFAYRFPKVKMSELRNFYPPELANRFFDTLTVQKGLSKILIDFPAALLQIIFGLLLLSFYHPFFIIYGILLIVLVYILFKSTARKGLETSLLESKSKYKVAHWIQEIARSLISFKLSGNSELAMQRNDNLTAQYLSARESHFKILLTQFIQMIGFKVLVTSGLLLIGGLLVLNQQMNIGQFVAAEIIILLLISSVEKVITGLESFYDVLTSLEKIGQVVDKELEPQEGIDPFENKSSLTLELDDLKYNSPEGQEILKGINFTISTKDRIHLDGSSGSGKTTLLKIISGLIEPTRGDLYINDVSIKAVWANRYRAFIGQVLPDQTPFEGTILENITFGAHDVSQERLHNVLKQVGLLDFIKTQPKGLMTTMHPEGQQIPFTVSKRILLARAIIQDPKLLILKDPLEHFEEEEANRIIDYLLSPERGWVLIISSRNPSWKDKCTKSMKLEKGVLINKDHTDA, encoded by the coding sequence ATGGAACAAAAACAATTAACTCCTTGGAGGAGGTTTACAGGCTTATTACAGCTTGATAAAAAAGACATAAGACAAATTTTTTATTATGCCATTTTTGCTGGTATAGTAGCTTTATCCTTACCGTTGGGCATTCAGGCAATCATCAATTTTATTCAAGGAGCACAAGTTTCTACTTCATGGATTATATTAGTGATTTTGGTAACATTAGGTGTTGCTTTTCAAGGCGTATTACAATTAATGCAAATTAGAATTCTTGAAAATATTCAGCAAAAGATCTTTACAAGATCATCTTTTGAGTTTGCTTATAGGTTTCCTAAGGTAAAGATGAGTGAACTGCGAAATTTTTATCCGCCAGAGTTGGCCAATAGGTTTTTTGATACGTTGACGGTTCAAAAAGGATTATCCAAAATTTTAATTGATTTTCCAGCAGCATTATTACAAATAATCTTTGGATTGTTGTTACTGTCATTTTATCACCCGTTCTTCATTATATATGGTATACTGCTTATCGTTTTAGTTTATATTCTTTTTAAATCAACAGCTAGAAAGGGGCTTGAAACCAGTCTTTTGGAGTCAAAAAGTAAATATAAGGTGGCGCATTGGATACAGGAAATTGCGAGGTCTTTAATTAGTTTTAAGTTATCAGGTAATAGCGAACTAGCTATGCAGAGAAACGACAATTTAACCGCTCAGTATTTATCAGCAAGAGAAAGTCATTTCAAAATATTGTTGACACAATTTATTCAAATGATAGGGTTTAAAGTGCTTGTAACTTCTGGGTTGTTACTTATAGGAGGCTTACTGGTGCTAAACCAACAAATGAATATTGGACAATTTGTTGCTGCCGAGATTATTATTCTGCTTTTAATCAGTTCTGTTGAAAAAGTAATTACAGGATTGGAGTCTTTTTATGATGTATTAACTTCTTTAGAAAAAATAGGGCAGGTAGTAGATAAAGAATTAGAACCCCAAGAAGGTATAGATCCATTTGAGAACAAAAGTAGCCTTACACTTGAATTGGATGACTTAAAGTATAATTCTCCAGAAGGTCAGGAAATCCTAAAGGGGATTAATTTTACGATATCTACAAAAGATAGAATTCATTTGGATGGATCTTCAGGTTCAGGTAAAACAACATTGCTTAAAATAATTTCAGGTTTAATAGAGCCAACAAGAGGCGATTTATATATAAACGATGTGTCTATAAAAGCAGTATGGGCAAATCGCTATAGGGCCTTTATAGGGCAGGTGTTACCAGATCAGACCCCTTTTGAGGGGACTATACTTGAGAATATAACATTTGGGGCACATGATGTTTCACAAGAACGATTGCATAATGTACTAAAACAAGTGGGTTTGTTAGACTTTATAAAGACTCAACCAAAAGGCTTAATGACTACGATGCATCCTGAGGGTCAGCAAATTCCGTTTACTGTTTCTAAGCGTATCTTATTGGCAAGAGCCATTATTCAAGATCCCAAATTATTAATACTTAAAGACCCATTAGAGCATTTTGAAGAAGAAGAAGCTAATCGGATTATTGATTATTTACTTTCACCAGAAAGAGGTTGGGTACTCATTATTTCCAGTAGAAACCCTTCATGGAAGGACAAGTGTACCAAAAGTATGAAATTGGAAAAAGGCGTATTAATAAATAAAGACCATACAGATGCTTAA